The Spiroplasma clarkii genome has a window encoding:
- a CDS encoding BglG family transcription antiterminator yields the protein MMRIDQILKELMTNGCLDIQTTINKWNISERTLRTDILRLKSKYQIEITKQGNYYILDHSISLHHNLTHETVDYNDKNQRIYWIVQKLFETNEVYVDQVFKSLYINFAVLKDDIKTINQNFVQDIIKFEQDQAGNKLILINSEQQKRKLFENYLVFNDEEYFKTQLFFRDLVSQNRQVSLYSLNEFVKIFYIMIHRILKNQIVKFDNFKNMQIEENNLLTKILDYISQEWNLQLPVHEIYYLEIKLMSYKLINSKIVFDLEKKLDNFLISNLQVNQINKSEVYKNLLQHIEALIIRYSTGIEFKNPYIDQIKNNYPWQYDTSIKLAKFLEAEFNLKNISEQELGFLAIHISLLEINSQQNQQFTSYLISDEKNVVSNILLHKITSEIQQLNKIQLISSVQLQEIELDKNDFLIIVGDQNINHINKIYIDPIITNKTIEFIKTKLNQKNINNNLNQFQKFYIQVNKIQDNLEAINLIVEKLNDQPNIKQKLLSALIEREQKSSTYIGDFTAIPHAETELVLENDYNLFFFKNGIMWKKRIVYFVFLININTQHKKNYRPYFETIVEFKKNVNEKMLKTINSEDDLNGI from the coding sequence ATGATGAGAATTGACCAGATACTAAAAGAATTAATGACAAATGGGTGTTTAGACATTCAAACTACAATTAATAAATGAAACATTAGTGAACGCACTTTAAGAACTGATATTTTAAGACTTAAGTCTAAATATCAGATTGAAATAACCAAACAGGGCAATTACTACATTTTAGATCACTCAATTTCTTTGCATCATAATCTCACACATGAAACTGTTGATTACAATGATAAAAACCAGCGCATTTATTGAATAGTCCAAAAACTTTTTGAAACTAATGAAGTTTATGTTGATCAAGTTTTTAAAAGTCTGTATATAAATTTTGCAGTCTTAAAAGATGATATCAAAACAATTAATCAAAATTTTGTCCAAGATATTATTAAATTTGAACAAGACCAAGCTGGGAACAAATTGATTCTAATCAACAGTGAGCAGCAAAAAAGAAAACTTTTTGAAAATTATTTAGTTTTTAATGATGAAGAATACTTTAAAACTCAATTATTTTTTCGAGATTTAGTTTCTCAAAATAGACAAGTTTCATTGTATTCTTTGAATGAATTTGTTAAAATTTTTTACATTATGATACACAGAATCTTAAAAAATCAGATAGTTAAATTTGATAATTTTAAGAATATGCAAATTGAAGAGAACAATCTATTGACAAAAATTTTAGATTATATAAGTCAAGAGTGAAATTTGCAATTACCAGTTCATGAAATTTATTACTTAGAAATTAAGTTGATGTCATACAAGTTAATTAACAGTAAAATTGTTTTTGACTTAGAAAAAAAGTTAGATAACTTTTTAATATCAAATTTACAAGTTAACCAAATCAACAAGAGTGAAGTTTATAAAAATTTATTACAACACATTGAAGCTCTAATCATTCGCTATTCAACTGGAATTGAATTTAAAAATCCTTATATTGATCAAATTAAAAATAATTACCCATGACAATATGACACTTCAATTAAGTTAGCAAAATTTTTAGAAGCAGAGTTTAATCTTAAAAATATCAGTGAACAAGAATTAGGTTTTTTAGCAATCCATATTTCTTTACTAGAAATTAATTCTCAACAAAACCAACAGTTCACAAGTTATTTAATTTCAGATGAAAAAAATGTGGTTTCAAATATTTTGTTACACAAAATTACCTCTGAAATTCAACAATTAAACAAGATTCAGTTAATTTCTTCAGTTCAACTTCAAGAAATAGAGTTAGATAAAAATGATTTTTTAATAATTGTTGGTGATCAAAATATCAATCACATTAATAAAATTTATATTGATCCTATTATTACAAATAAAACTATTGAATTTATTAAAACCAAATTGAATCAAAAAAATATTAACAACAACTTAAATCAATTTCAAAAATTTTATATTCAAGTTAATAAAATTCAGGATAATCTTGAAGCAATTAATTTAATTGTTGAAAAATTAAATGACCAACCCAACATTAAACAAAAATTACTAAGTGCTTTAATTGAGAGGGAACAAAAAAGTTCAACTTACATTGGAGACTTCACAGCAATTCCCCATGCTGAAACAGAGCTAGTTTTAGAAAATGATTATAACTTATTCTTTTTTAAAAATGGAATTATGTGAAAGAAAAGAATTGTGTATTTTGTTTTCTTAATTAATATTAATACCCAACACAAAAAAAATTACCGACCATATTTTGAAACTATTGTAGAATTCAAAAAAAATGTTAATGAAAAAATGCTTAAAACAATAAACAGTGAGGATGATTTAAATGGAATTTAA
- the murQ gene encoding N-acetylmuramic acid 6-phosphate etherase has translation MKLENIDTEKRNSKSMQIDKASTIEILKIINSEDQKVAIAINEQLSKLASIIDKMFNKVKTSGRIFYVGAGTSGRIGILDASEILPTYGDNSTFIGIIAGGDEAIKTPIEGAEDDIAGFARDIKKFNLNSNDCIVGIGASGRTPYVIGALKYAAKVGVLPVALCMSKNNEFANYCEDVICIDTGAEVVTGSTRMKAGTATKLVCNMISTTIMIKKGKVFENLMIDVKATNKKLQQRCINIVKELTGKTNDNEIEDYLQKYDWNIKTVVSHLKD, from the coding sequence ATGAAATTAGAAAATATCGATACTGAAAAACGAAATAGCAAAAGCATGCAAATTGATAAAGCATCAACAATAGAAATTTTAAAAATTATTAATTCTGAAGATCAAAAAGTTGCAATAGCAATTAATGAGCAATTGTCAAAGTTAGCAAGCATAATTGATAAAATGTTTAACAAAGTTAAAACATCTGGAAGAATCTTTTATGTAGGGGCTGGAACAAGTGGTCGAATTGGAATTTTAGATGCTAGTGAAATTTTACCTACCTATGGAGACAATTCAACTTTTATAGGCATAATTGCTGGAGGAGATGAGGCTATTAAAACTCCAATTGAAGGTGCTGAAGATGACATCGCTGGTTTTGCAAGAGATATCAAAAAGTTTAATTTAAATAGCAATGACTGTATTGTAGGAATTGGAGCCTCAGGAAGAACTCCATATGTAATTGGAGCATTGAAGTACGCAGCAAAAGTTGGAGTACTACCAGTAGCTCTTTGTATGTCAAAAAACAATGAATTTGCCAATTACTGCGAGGATGTTATTTGCATTGACACAGGTGCTGAAGTTGTAACTGGATCTACTCGCATGAAAGCAGGAACTGCTACAAAATTAGTTTGCAATATGATTTCAACCACAATTATGATTAAAAAAGGCAAGGTTTTTGAAAATTTAATGATTGATGTTAAAGCAACAAACAAAAAGTTGCAACAAAGATGCATAAACATTGTGAAGGAATTAACTGGTAAAACAAATGATAATGAAATTGAAGATTATTTACAAAAATATGACTGAAATATTAAAACAGTCGTAAGTCACCTTAAGGACTAA
- a CDS encoding MupG family TIM beta-alpha barrel fold protein — translation MKSAISVYPGLGISDADYFNYISEAKNQGIELVFMSLHIPEANLKLLEQFKTLLNYIDSLKMKAIIDISKKVYDELDLSSISIYGLRLDYGFSDQEIVSLCKTSTFKIFLNASTIDAEGFDKLRNLGLNPNQIGVFHNFYPKPFSGLAEEYFYEKNKFYKSLGIEVLAFTCSHFKPRLPLFKGLPTIENHRNYDIYMQLNELLMMKVDIACVGDAMANSEELKIMTSYQDNFVKLRFNKINQEILDEHIEILKMSHKVRPDQSLYIIRSESSRSLTKTNQKINPKNNAGWIEPKTVTIDNLNNLRYCGEVNIWKETAKNDGSFNIIGNVEISEWMLENSELIKEFKFILE, via the coding sequence ATGAAAAGTGCAATTTCAGTTTATCCAGGTTTAGGAATTAGTGATGCTGATTACTTTAATTACATAAGTGAAGCAAAAAATCAGGGAATTGAGTTAGTGTTTATGTCGCTACACATTCCTGAAGCTAATTTAAAACTTTTAGAACAGTTTAAAACTTTATTAAATTATATAGATTCTTTAAAAATGAAAGCAATTATAGATATTTCAAAAAAAGTTTATGATGAACTCGATTTAAGTAGCATTTCAATTTATGGTTTAAGATTGGATTATGGTTTTTCTGACCAAGAGATTGTGTCTCTTTGCAAAACTAGTACCTTTAAAATCTTTTTAAATGCATCAACCATTGATGCAGAAGGATTTGATAAGTTAAGGAACTTGGGTTTAAACCCAAATCAAATAGGGGTTTTTCATAACTTTTATCCAAAACCTTTTTCAGGGTTAGCAGAAGAATATTTTTATGAAAAAAATAAATTCTATAAATCATTAGGAATTGAAGTTTTAGCATTTACTTGCTCACATTTTAAACCAAGATTACCTTTATTTAAGGGTTTGCCAACCATAGAAAATCACCGAAATTATGACATTTATATGCAATTAAATGAACTGTTAATGATGAAAGTTGACATTGCTTGTGTTGGAGATGCAATGGCCAATAGTGAAGAGTTAAAAATAATGACAAGTTATCAAGACAATTTTGTCAAACTTAGATTTAACAAAATTAATCAAGAAATTCTTGATGAACACATTGAAATCTTAAAAATGTCTCATAAAGTGAGGCCAGATCAGAGTTTATATATTATTAGAAGTGAAAGTTCAAGAAGTTTAACAAAAACCAATCAAAAAATTAACCCAAAGAATAATGCTGGTTGAATAGAACCAAAAACAGTGACAATTGACAATCTAAACAATCTTAGGTATTGTGGTGAGGTTAATATTTGGAAAGAAACTGCTAAAAATGATGGTTCATTTAATATTATTGGTAATGTGGAAATCAGTGAGTGAATGCTTGAAAACAGTGAATTGATCAAAGAATTTAAATTTATTTTAGAATAG